GCCGCTGCGCTGGACCCGCTCGGCGACCGAACTCATGCTCCTGGAGGAAGATCCGGAAGAATGGGAGCGCCGGTACAGGCACGGCGCCCTCGCCCCCTGGCACTTCGCGCCCGAAGCCTCGGCGGAGGAAGCGGGACTCCCGGCCCTGGTCCGGGGCCAGATCATCCACGGCGTGCTGGAGCGGCTGGAGGCGGAAGCGGAGATCGCCCGCGTCGTTGAAGAGACCATCGGTTCGCTCGACGAGCCCGAACTCGAGGCCATGCTCCGTCCGGGGAGCGAATACCGCGAGCAACTGGAGGAGGAGATCCGCCGCGTGGCCGCGAGCGAGGAGTGGGCCTGGTACACGGCGGGCGACCTCGGCCGCGACTACTGGAAGGAACTCACCTTCACGCACCTCGTGGGCGCACGGGACTGGCGGTTCGGCGCCTTCGACCTGTACCGGCGTCTCGCCGGCCCCGGCCCCGGCCCCGGCGTCGGCCCCGCGCCTTCCCGCCTGGCTGGAGCCCTCGGCCTGGACGACGGACTGGATGCCCTCGTCATCGACTTCAAGACGCACCCCATCACGGCGGCCCAGGCGCCGCATACCGCTCGCGGCTACCGGATCCAGGCCGACGTGTACCGGGCCGCCGCCTCGAGCATGGCCGGCCGGGTCGCTGTGGGCCTGCATTTCACCGGCCCTAACGAACTCGTCTCGATGCCGGAAGAATCCCCCGCCTGATTCGGTGAGCGTCCTTCGCTTGCCGCACATCCGTGAAGAGACCGGCGAATCCGTGAAGGTTTCTTGGCGTTTGGCGCTCACCGTGAAACGATTCGCAAATCTGCGAAAGATTTTTGACGATTAGGGTCCGTTTGTGATCGTTTTCCCCACAGTGGAAAAATTGTGAAGATTTTCTTGCGCTTCGCTAGATTTGTGATAGTTTTCGGCGATCCGTGAAGGTTTTCTTGCGAGAACGGGCAACTCTGTGAACTATGCGGTTTCTTCCATGAACTTCCGATGGCGGCCTCCAGAACCCGGGCAACCTGCGGGTTACGCTGCGCTCATCGCGCGGTACGACCTTGAAGTTCCGCTGCCGCCACGCATGGCTGCCATCGCCAAGCGTCATCGCCCCACCTCGACACGCGAGTGGATGTTGCTTTCTCCGGGCTACGCCCCGGAGGAGAGTCTTCGAGGACACCTCGAGTTCGCTTTGAAGTGGGAGGGGGTGAGCTTGGGGGTCCTCGCTGCTCTCTTCAGGCAGATCGACCCGCGAGAGATCGTGCGTATGGTGCGTGCCAAGCCAACGGGCGCCTACGCCCGCCGCATCTGGTTCCTGTACGAATGGCTGCTGGACACGCGCCTGGATCTTCCCGACGCCGGGACGGTGAAGGCCGTTCCGGTGGTGGATCCAAAGCAACAGTTTGCTTCGGCGAGCGGCCCTCTCTCACGACGGCATCGTGTGCGCAACAACCTGCCCGGTACGAACCGGTTCTGTCCGCTCGTCCGGCGGACTCCCGAGCTTGAGCGCTATTCGGACATGCGCCTCGGCGAGCAGGCTCAAGTTGTCGTTGGTCGTACCCATCCGGATATCGTTCGGCGCGCCGCGGCGTTTCTACTCCTCGAGGACAGCCAGGCATCGTTTCAGATCGAGGGCGAGCACCCGACGCCGGATCGCGGACTCCGGTGGGGCCGGGCGATCGGCGAGGCCGGCCAGCGAGACCTTGGGGTCGATGAACTGGTGCACCTGCAGGAACTCGTGATCGGGGACTCGAGATTCGTCGAGCTCGGGCTCCGGACCGAGGGCGGGTGGATCGGCGAGCGGGACCGGCGCACCCGTAACCCGATCCCGGAACACATCAGTGCACGCCCGGAAGACCTTCCGGATCTGATGCGGGGGATGGTCGAGTATGGCCGGATGGCGGAAGAAACGTCGGTCGATCCCGTCATATCCGCGGCGGCCCTGTCCTTCGGGTTCGTGTACATCCATCCCTTCGAAGACGGGAACGGGCGCCTCCACCGGTGGTTGGTCCATCACGTCCTCTCCCGTGCGGGCTATAGTCCGCCAAGCCTGGTGTTTCCGGTGAGCGTGCCGATGCTCAGGCGGATCTCGGAGTACCGCGAGGTTCTCCGGGGCTACTCCTCGAGAGTTCTGCCCCGGGTTGAACGGCGCGCGACGAGTGGACACAACGTCGAGGTCCTGAACGAAACGGCCGACTTCTACCGGTTCTTTGACGCGACGGCTCACGCCGAGTTTCTGTATAGCTGTGTGGAAGAGACGGTGACACGGGATCTCCCCGGAGAAGTCGAATACCTGGAGAAGTACGACGAGTTCTCGCGACGGGTCCAGGAGGAAGTGGCGGACATGCCGGACCGGACGATCGATC
This is a stretch of genomic DNA from Candidatus Palauibacter australiensis. It encodes these proteins:
- a CDS encoding Fic family protein, yielding MVRAKPTGAYARRIWFLYEWLLDTRLDLPDAGTVKAVPVVDPKQQFASASGPLSRRHRVRNNLPGTNRFCPLVRRTPELERYSDMRLGEQAQVVVGRTHPDIVRRAAAFLLLEDSQASFQIEGEHPTPDRGLRWGRAIGEAGQRDLGVDELVHLQELVIGDSRFVELGLRTEGGWIGERDRRTRNPIPEHISARPEDLPDLMRGMVEYGRMAEETSVDPVISAAALSFGFVYIHPFEDGNGRLHRWLVHHVLSRAGYSPPSLVFPVSVPMLRRISEYREVLRGYSSRVLPRVERRATSGHNVEVLNETADFYRFFDATAHAEFLYSCVEETVTRDLPGEVEYLEKYDEFSRRVQEEVADMPDRTIDLLSTFLRQNHGTLSRRARTREFKRLTADEVERVEALYARCFSAEIS